Within the Oncorhynchus masou masou isolate Uvic2021 chromosome 1, UVic_Omas_1.1, whole genome shotgun sequence genome, the region cctaatctcgggagttgataggcttgaagtcataaacagctcaatgcttgaagagctgctggcaaaacgcacgaaagggctgtttgaatgaatgcttacgagcctgctgctgcctactaccgctcagtcagactgctctatcaaatatcaaaccatagacttaattataacataataaaagacagaaatatcagcctttggtcattaatatggttgaatctggaaactataatttcgataACAAAACGTTTactatttcagtgaaatacggaaccgttccttattttatctaacgggtggcatctctaagtctaaatattgctgttacattgtacaaccttcaatgttatgtcataattacgtaacattttggcaaattagtttgcaacaagtcaggtggcccaaactgttgcatataccctaactctgcgtgcaatgaacgcaagagaagtgacacaatttcacctggttaatattgcctgctatccTGGATTTCTTTtggctaaatatgcaggtttaaaaatatatacttctgtgtattgattttaagaaaggcattggtgtttatggttaggtacagtcgttcaacgattgtgcttttttgcaaatgcacttttgttaaaaCATCCCCCGTTTGGTGAAGTTGACTGTCTTTGTTttggaagaaatagtcttcataCAGTTCgtaacgagccaggcggcccaaactgctacatataccctgactctgttgcaagagaacacctagttaaaataaattcatgttagccggcaatattaactaaatatgcaggtttaaaaatatatacttgtgtattgattttaagaaaggcattgatgtttatggttaggtacacattggagcaacgacagtcctttttcgcgaatgcgcaccacaacgattatatgcaacgcaggacacgctagataaactagtaatatcatcaaccatgtgtagttaactagtgattttatgattgattgattgttttttatatgataagtttaatgccagctagcaacttaccttggcttcttactgcattcgcgtaacaggcagactcctcttggagtgcaatgagaggcaggtcgttagagcgttggactagtaagtgAGCAACTGTAAGGTTGTAAGTGTAACTGTAAGTAAgcaactgtaaggttgcaagattgaatccctgagctgacaaggtaaaaatctgtcgttctgcccctgaacaaggcagttaacacaccgttcctaggccgccattgaaaataagaatgtgttcttaattaactgacttgactagttaaataaaggtgttaaaaaaacacacacacaaaacggccaaatcggtgtccaaaaatacagatttccgattgttatggaaacttgaaatcggccctaattaatcggccattccgattaatcggtcgacctataCCCTTAATCCTATTTGATGTGTCAACGATCAACAGAACGTTCTGTGCATTAGTTCACAtaccaagtaggctactgggaagacaggcagCACTTCAAGTAGATGGCCCTAGCTAGCAAAAATATAGTACTAGACAACAACAGATGAAGACAACAGATGAAGTCAAAAAATGATACTTATCACTCCTGGTGAAAGCagaagtcctctagctatagaatgaaGCATTATATAGCAATGGACCTGAATTTAGGATTGACACTTTGAGGCAGACAGAATAAATGCTTATCAGTGCTATAGCTGTGGAATGATCTCGGGGCCAAGGGAGGCCATGCATGCAGAAGGGAATCGATAGAGTATGTAAAAACCAGCTCTGTGTTAAGGGCAGGCTTAAGAGGAGTTCATGTGCATTTCCCACTTGTCCATATGTCTAACAGGGTGGGCAGAGAACCTTCGAGAATCGCTGCACCCcagcctttttttaaattttatttttatttcaccttaatttaaccaggtaggcttgttgagaacaagttctcatttgcaactgcgacctggccaagataaagcatagcagtgtgaacagacaacagagttacacatggagtaaacaattaacaagtcaataacacagtagaaaaaaagagagtctatagacattgtgtgcaaaaggcatgaggaggtaggcgaataattacaattttgcagattaacacgagttataaatgatcagatggtcatgtacaggtagagatattggtgtgcaaaagagcagaaaagtaaattaaataaaaacagtatggggatgagccTAGTAACCTAAACACAGTAAAGCTATTTTCTAGCTTTTTCTCGTGCTCGAGTCCCGAAGCACTAACACATTTTTAGCCTCAACGTGTTTAGATAAGACTATATCTGATAAGGAGTTTCTGTTTAAGCTGAGGTGAAGTCTGGTTATAGGCTTTAACATATGTGGCTCAGTCTGTTGGTCTGTTTGTGGGAGGCATGCATCAGTGGTCGAGACTGCCGTGAGTCGCAgctgtgtgtcggtgtgtgtctgAGCATATTTTTCAAAATGGCTGTCAATAACTGCGGGGGCTGGAAATGAGACAATTAACCTAACCACACGTACAGACCGCACACACATACCTTAAACCCTCTTTCATTTGTCCTCAGTCTTGGTGAGATAAAGCTAATGTAGGCTATTGAATTTGCCATGTCAATAATACCCTATTAGTAATGGTGAATGGTAATGTCTCCTCTCATTCCCCCTTCCCCCAGCAGTGTTTGAGGATGAACCACCTGTCCCTGAGTGAGCTGTGCTGTCTGTTCTGCTGCCCTCCATGCCCCAGCAAGATCACCTCCAAGCTGGCCTTCCTGCCCCCGGAGCCCACCTATACCCTCATGTGTGATGAGAGCGGGAGCCGCTGGACCCTGCACCTGTCTGAGCGCGCAGACTGGCAATACTCAGCGCGTGAGAAGGATGCCATCGAGTGCTTCATGACGCGCACTTCACGCGGCAACCGCATCGCGTGCATGTTTGTGCGCTGCTCACCCAACGCCCGCTTCACACTCCTCTTCTCACACGGCAACGCGGTGGACCTGGGCCAGATGAGCAGCTTCTACATCGGCCTGGGCTCACGCATCAACTGCAACGTCTTCTCCTACGACTACTCGGGCTACGGGGCCAGCTCGGGGAAACCCTCCGAGAAGAACCTGTACGCTGATGTGGACGCCGCCTGGCATGCACTCAGGACACGGTGAGTAAGGGGACGAGGGACGAGGACAGATGTGATAGTGGAGGAGTGAGATTGCAAGTAAGTGGCTGTTTTTGACGTTGATGTGTCCTACCAAGAGTTGCTGACAATTGTTCCACCTAAAGCTCGCACCGTGGCTTAAACATCCTTAGTTGGAAAGCGAAGTGGAGAAAGCATTTCTTTGTCGTTACATTAAAGGATGTTTGAAAATGTGTAGGCTAGGGGCTTTCTCCTCAACCTTCTACCCGGCCGCCCCCAAGGCAATGGTTTTCTGTTCATCagatcctctccccatccctctggccatcccatccatccatctatcagtGAATCGATCCCCACATAACCTCTAGTCTccaacactcctctctctcc harbors:
- the LOC135531300 gene encoding alpha/beta hydrolase domain-containing protein 17B — encoded protein: MNHLSLSELCCLFCCPPCPSKITSKLAFLPPEPTYTLMCDESGSRWTLHLSERADWQYSAREKDAIECFMTRTSRGNRIACMFVRCSPNARFTLLFSHGNAVDLGQMSSFYIGLGSRINCNVFSYDYSGYGASSGKPSEKNLYADVDAAWHALRTRYGIRPETVIVYGQSIGTVPSVDLAARYESAAVVLHSPLTSGMRVAFPDTKKTYCFDAFPNIDKISKVTSPVLVIHGTEDEVIDFSHGLALYERCQRPVEPLWVEGAGHNDVELYGQYLERLKQFVAHELVNLST